From one Lycium barbarum isolate Lr01 chromosome 6, ASM1917538v2, whole genome shotgun sequence genomic stretch:
- the LOC132645816 gene encoding flotillin-like protein 2, whose amino-acid sequence MIYRIARASEFLVITGIGINELKITKKALIWPLQKCRVIDVTPVNYTFEVNAMSAEKLPFLLPAVFTIGPCVDDHERLVKYAKLLSQHERESHDVKDLVQGVIEGETRVLAASMTMEEIFKGTKDFKKEVFDKVQLELNQFGLLIYNANIKQLVDVPGHEYFSYLGQKTQMEAANQAKIDVSEAKMKGEIGAKEREGLTRQNAAKIDAETKVISTQRDGQGKKEEVKVKTDVKIYENQREAEVAEANSILATKQAGWSQQAKMAEIEAQKAVAIREAVLQQEVERKNALTKTESLKAQHLSKATVEYEIKVQEANAVLYKKQKEAEAELYENKKAAEAKKLAAEAQTYAAQLAADAALYAKTKEAEGLKATAEAQGAYVRNLLSSLGGNYNALRDYMMIDRGMFKDIAKMNAEAIKGLQPKISIWSNGTTSGQMVDGTSSGHAGMKELASVYQALPPLLETVHEQTGMLPPAWMGSLSVAAADPATSLRP is encoded by the exons ATGATTTACCGCATAGCAAGGGCATCTGAGTTTCTGGTGATCActgggattggtattaatgaacTGAAGATCACAAAAAAGGCACTAATATGGCCATTGCAGAAATGTCGGGTCATTGATGTTACTCCTGTGAACTATACTTTTGAAGTCAATGCTATGAGTGCTGAGAAGCTGCCCTTCCTTCTCCCTGCTGTTTTCACTATTGGCCCGTGTGTGGATGACCATGAGAGACTTGTCAAATATGCTAAACTTCTATCCCAACATGAACGTGAATCACACGATGTGAAGGACCTCGTTCAAGGTGTCATTGAGGGAGAGACTCGTGTCTTGGCTGCTTCCATGACCATGGAGGAAATCTTTAAAGGCACGAAAGATTTCAAGAAGGAGGTGTTTGACAAGGTTCAGCTTGAGCTCAACCAATTTGGCTTGCTGATTTACAATGCTAACATTAAGCAATTGGTTGATGTTCCAGGCCACGAATACTTTTCTTACTTGGGGCAGAAAACTCAAATGGAAGCTGCaaatcaagcaaaaattgatgtttCTGAGGCCAAAATGAAGGGTGAGATAGGAGCTAAGGAGCGAGAAGGTCTCACACGTCAAAATGCTGCCAAGATTGATGCTGAGACAAAGGTCATATCTACCCAAAGGGATGGTCAGGGAAAGAAAGAGGAGGTTAAGGTGAAGACAGATGTTAAGATATATGAAAATCAGAGAGAAGCTGAGGTGGCTGAGGCAAATTCTATTCTGGCAACCAAGCAGGCTGGGTGGTCTCAGCAGGCAAAAATGGCTGAGATCGAAGCCCAGAAAGCTGTGGCGATTCGGGAGGCTGTATTGCAACAAGAAGTTGAGAGAAAGAATGCATTGACTAAGACAGAGAGTCTCAAAGCACAACACCTCAGTAAGGCTACTGTTGAATATGAGATTAAG GTGCAAGAAGCCAATGCAGTGCTGTACAAGAAACAGAAGGAAGCAGAAGCCGAGCTTTATGAAAACAAAAAAGCTGCAGAGGCTAAGAAATTGGCAGCAGAAGCTCAGACATATGCCGCACAACTGGCTGCTGATGCTGCACTGTATGCCAAAACGAAAGAGGCTGAAGGACTAAAGGCCACTGCAGAAGCACAGGGAGCTTATGTCCGCAATCTGTTGTCATCTTTGGGAGGAAATTACAACGCCCTGCGAGACTACATGATGATTGACAGAGGAATGTTTAAAGACATTGCCAAAATGAATGCTGAAGCGATCAAGGGACTTCAGCCAAAGATCAGCATTTGGAGTAATGGTACCACTAGTGGGCAGATGGTCGACGGAACAAGTAGTGGCCATGCTGGAATGAAAGAGTTGGCTTCTGTTTATCAAGCATTGCCTCCTTTACTTGAGACTGTGCATGAGCAAACTGGAATGTTGCCACCAGCATGGATGGGAAGCCTCTCTGTTGCTGCTGCTGATCCAGCCACATCCCTCCGTCCATAG